DNA from Natrarchaeobius halalkaliphilus:
GCGCGTCGTCGCCGTCATGCTTGCCGTTCCCGGACTCCTCGCGTGCCTCTACGGACTCCACCTCGAGTTCGATCCGACGGCCGCCACCGCCGCCGAGGACGCAGCTGCGGCCGGCTCGCGCTCGAGGTCGGCGGTCGTTGCGAACACCCGATCGCTCTTTGCGAGTTCGTTCTTACTCGTCTTCGTGGTCGTGACGTTCGTCGGCCTCTATTACCGCGGCGTACTCACCTACCTTCCGGAGCTGCTCCACGGACTGCCGGCGATGGACGGGGTCGAACCGCCGGTCGGTCTCGAGGAACTCTCACTGGGTGATTACTTCTACGTCGGTCTGTTAGTCGCCGGGATGGCGGGCCAGTACGTTGCGGGAAAACTGACGAACCGCGTGGCGGTCGCACGCGGACTGATCGTGACGTTCGTCGCGCTCGGCGTTCTCGCGGTCGCGTTCGTTCCGGTCGCGTCGATGGGACTCGGCGTGATTTTGCTGTACTGTGCCGTCCTCGGCTTTTCGCTGTTCGCGATCGAACCGTTCTACCAGGAGGCGGTTGCGGTCTACACGCCACCGGATACTCGCGGGCTCTCGTATGGCTACACCTACCTCGGAATGTTCGGCCTGGGAACCCTCAGTATTTCCTTCGGTGGCTTCCTGATCGACTACGTGACGGTGGCTGCATTCTTCGCGGTGTTGTCGGTGATCGCGCTGATCGGGGCCGCTGTCGGGGGGAGACTCCTCATAGCGCCGTCTTACAGTGCCACCCAGGGACCGGAGACTCCCTCGACTGATTGAGTGAGGTGCGACCGACGATCACGTTCTCGCCACGCTACTGGGGTTCACCGTTTCGGTCGTGCTTTGCCGATCTCGACGATCGGCGGGTACTCGTCAGGGTTGCCGGCTCGTCAGCCAGCGCCGTCTCGTCGTCGACTACCCCCGCGAGGCCGAGCCGGTCGACCGTCTCTCGCGTCGGGAGTCCGTCCATTCCCCATCCCCGTCGGGCGTAGTAGGCGACGAGCATCGATTCGAAGCGGTTCGGATCGACCCCGCTTTCCTCCTGGCCGTCCTCGAGGGGCGTCTCGAGCGCCGCGGGGAGTTCGTCGTCCGATCGATCGAAACCCTCGCGGACGTTGAACAGTCGAGTGAGAGTCCAGACGCGCTCGCCAACGGTGCGGAGCTCCTCCGGGTCGTACTCCAGGCCCCTGGCCTCGAGCAGCTCGGAACCGAAGTCCTCGAGGACGTCGCCGGCGAAGTCGTCGACGACGAGACTCCAGAGTACGGACCGTCTGTCCTGTTCGCGAACGATCGTCGCTGCGGCTTCCGAGGGCGACCACTGTCCTTCGACGGGCTCGCGCTCGACCGGCCGTGCTCGCCGGTGACAGGCACCCCGGTCGCTCGTCGCGTACGCCAGTGCCATACTCTGTGCGCCCCGCGGATCGTACGACGGGAGCTCCATCGTTTTGACCGTCGGGATCAGCTCCTCGCCTCCAAAGCGCGCCGTCGCCGCGTCGACGCCGTTCGCGAGCGCGTCTCCGAGAGGCGTCTTCCGATCGACGATCTCTTCGAGGAGTTCGCGGGCGTCTCCCTCGTTTCCGAAAGCCGGTCGACGGTCGATCGTACCGTCGTTCGCGGCGCGGATCGCCCAGGAGATCGCACTCCCCGCGCTGATGACGTCCACGCCGGCCCGGTTGCAGCGTTCGCCCAGTGTCGCGACGGCGTCGAACGAGCCGATACCGAGCCCGGCACCGAGGCTCATTGCGGTTGCGCCACGCGGAACGCTTTCGCCCTCGTCGGTGCTGACCCGGAACCCTCCGGGAACCGCCTCGTGCTCTCGTTCGCGTCCCGTGGCGGCGTCCCTGACGGCTTCCACGCCGACGCTTCCCACTTCGTCGAACCGTCCTTCGGTCCACCCTCGAGTCGCGAGGGCTCCCACCTCGTCGGCGTAGTCGACCGACTCGACGGTGTCCGAGGCAGCCAGCCAGCGTCCGGTCTCGTTCTCGCGAAAGCGTTCGGCGTAGCTTTCACAGAGGCTTTCGGTCCCGTTCGGCGCGTCGTCGCGTGCGACGACGGCTTTCAGCCGCTTTGCGCCCATGACCGCTCCCGCGCCTCCGCGTCCGGCGTGGTGGTCCCCGCCGTCGGAGGCGATCGTCGCGTATGCTACCCGATTTTCTCCTGCGGGACCGATACACGCCGTGGCCGCTTCGGAAAACGCCTCGGCGGTCTCTACCGTATCCCCACCCCACGTGTCGGTGGAGTGGATCGCGACGTCGCCGTCGGCCACGTCGAGGCAGACCGGATCCTCCGCAGCCCCCTGGACGATGAGACCGAGGTGGTCGCCAAGGGATGTAGCGAGCGCTTCAGGGAACGAGCCGCCCGCATAGGAGTCGAGGAACGTCCCGGTGAGTGGCGACCGGGTCACCGCGGCGTATCGCGGCTCACCGGGAAGCGTTCCGGTGAGGGGTCCGACAAGAAACAGAAGACGGTTCTCCGGTCCGAGCGGATCGATCCCCGGCTCGAGCTCCTCGTAGAGGTAGCGTGCCCCGAGACCTTTTCCCCCGATGAACGTCCGCAACCACGTCGACGGAATCGGCTCGCTCGAGGCCGTCCGATTCGACAGATCGACGCGCAGTATCCGGTTCGGCGTCCCCTCCGACATTGATCGCCAGTAGATGTGGTGTTCGGATAAGGGTTGTTCCGCCGTTCGAGATTCTGTGGACTTGCGGGTCGGTCCGGGCGGATCCGACGGCCGGGACGGTGTCTCCACCCTGTCTCGAGTGCGTTGGTGTTCTCACGGGGGACCCGTTCGTCTCCGGCTACTCTGGGGATTCGGGCGCGGACGATTCGTCTTCGGCACCGTCGCCGCCGCGTTGGCCGAGTTCCTGGTCGATCATCAAGAGGCCGGGACCGTCGTCTCCAACGTGGTTCAATTTGTCGAGGATACCCTGCGCGGTCGCCTCCTCTTCGACCTGTTCTGCGACGAACCACTGGAGCATATTCTCCGTCGCGTTGTCGTTTTCTTCTCGAGCGAGCCCGACGAGTTCGTCGATCATCCTCGTTATTTCGACTTCGTGCTCGTAGGCCGCCTCGAAGGCGTCGGCCGGTCCGTTCCACTCAGTTGGGGGACTGTCGATTCCCTCGAGCGTAATGCGTCCGTCGCGTTCGACGACGAATTCGTAGATCCGCATCGCGTGGGCGTGTTCCTCGTCGGCCTGCGAACGCATCCACGATGCGAACCCGGGGAGACCTTCGTCCTCGTAGTAGGCCGCCATCGAGAGGTACAGGTACGACGAGTAGAGTTCTTCGTTGATCTGTTCGTTCAGCGCGTCTTCGATCGAGTTTTTGAGCATGCTATTCCGATTGTCTTTCGGCTCCGCCACTATAGTTGGTGGTATTTACTTCCTGCTCAGTCTCCCCACACGGTATCCACCAAGCATTAAATTATTGATGTTTATCGGGAGTACTGCAACATTGTATCGGTGTTTTTCGCCTGTTTGGCCGTAAACCATTTCGAGCACAGTGGCCACCGTTCTGTAGATGCCGTCTATACCACACCGAATTCGCGATCGGCTTGGTGGATACGATCTCACATCACTCTCGGTTACCCGCCGATTGAGACAGGCCGTTCCCGATCGTCTTCGGCGGAGCTACGTTGCAAAATTCGGGCTGGTTATTCTCGCCGTTCTCATGCTCACGATCGCCAGCGCGAGTTTCTTTTACATCGGAATCTCCGATGAGATCACCGACAACACCCACGACCAGTTAGCGTATACGGCTGATGTCGAATCGCAGGAACTCCACACCCAACTGGACAGCCATCAACAGCTCGCAGAACGAATCGCGGCGGACGACCGCATCGTCGATCGGCAGGGAATGGAGATCGGAGCGAGGTTAAGCATCGAAGGTGCACAGACGCCGCGA
Protein-coding regions in this window:
- a CDS encoding ferritin, with the translated sequence MLKNSIEDALNEQINEELYSSYLYLSMAAYYEDEGLPGFASWMRSQADEEHAHAMRIYEFVVERDGRITLEGIDSPPTEWNGPADAFEAAYEHEVEITRMIDELVGLAREENDNATENMLQWFVAEQVEEEATAQGILDKLNHVGDDGPGLLMIDQELGQRGGDGAEDESSAPESPE
- a CDS encoding aldehyde ferredoxin oxidoreductase family protein, which encodes MSEGTPNRILRVDLSNRTASSEPIPSTWLRTFIGGKGLGARYLYEELEPGIDPLGPENRLLFLVGPLTGTLPGEPRYAAVTRSPLTGTFLDSYAGGSFPEALATSLGDHLGLIVQGAAEDPVCLDVADGDVAIHSTDTWGGDTVETAEAFSEAATACIGPAGENRVAYATIASDGGDHHAGRGGAGAVMGAKRLKAVVARDDAPNGTESLCESYAERFRENETGRWLAASDTVESVDYADEVGALATRGWTEGRFDEVGSVGVEAVRDAATGREREHEAVPGGFRVSTDEGESVPRGATAMSLGAGLGIGSFDAVATLGERCNRAGVDVISAGSAISWAIRAANDGTIDRRPAFGNEGDARELLEEIVDRKTPLGDALANGVDAATARFGGEELIPTVKTMELPSYDPRGAQSMALAYATSDRGACHRRARPVEREPVEGQWSPSEAAATIVREQDRRSVLWSLVVDDFAGDVLEDFGSELLEARGLEYDPEELRTVGERVWTLTRLFNVREGFDRSDDELPAALETPLEDGQEESGVDPNRFESMLVAYYARRGWGMDGLPTRETVDRLGLAGVVDDETALADEPATLTSTRRSSRSAKHDRNGEPQ
- a CDS encoding MFS transporter, which translates into the protein MTLSDNDRQIATFTMLAHGIVHWFELAIPIFLVVWLEAFDVSVSLVGLIVALGYAPFGLGALPAGLLADRYGPKRLILVCLVGMSAAFATLAFAPSIYAVAASLLGWGILASIYHPAGLALISTGVEDRGTIFAWHGIAGNVGIALGPFATATLLLAFEWRVVAVMLAVPGLLACLYGLHLEFDPTAATAAEDAAAAGSRSRSAVVANTRSLFASSFLLVFVVVTFVGLYYRGVLTYLPELLHGLPAMDGVEPPVGLEELSLGDYFYVGLLVAGMAGQYVAGKLTNRVAVARGLIVTFVALGVLAVAFVPVASMGLGVILLYCAVLGFSLFAIEPFYQEAVAVYTPPDTRGLSYGYTYLGMFGLGTLSISFGGFLIDYVTVAAFFAVLSVIALIGAAVGGRLLIAPSYSATQGPETPSTD